One segment of Anatilimnocola aggregata DNA contains the following:
- a CDS encoding purple acid phosphatase family protein, with amino-acid sequence MSQFDRRHFLIASLGSAAGWSLSSSLAVAADSKSSEKKQALVLPSASIPGEPTSLFLTWWTDPTTTMVIQWIGLAEQKSVIHYGLHKSSDSLVARVLTKPFPDTTLKVHRCELTGLKPDTDYQFRIDDSKRNYRFRTMPAKATNTIQFVSGGDCGTGSAALETNLLAARQDPQFAFIGGDLAYDNGKSPKTFLTFLENYSKTMRDSQGRVIPMVTCIGNHEVTTSGILGTNLLATRKPIAPHYLSVFDGIFHDSTYGVLDFGDYLSLVMLDTGHIAPVKGAQTSWLEDALKSRQSLPHLLAANHVPAYPSHRSFENTGKENRKYWCPLFEKYNVDAVLEHHDHTFKRTHPLKDGLYDKHGVLYLGDGSWGKLRPVTRSEERPYLANFGESYHISVHRLEGNQRYHLALTSSGRIADICQTNGKRIARRG; translated from the coding sequence ATGTCCCAGTTCGATCGCCGTCATTTTCTGATTGCCTCACTGGGTTCCGCTGCGGGCTGGTCGCTGAGCAGTTCGCTGGCAGTTGCTGCCGACAGCAAGTCGAGTGAAAAGAAGCAGGCGTTGGTCTTGCCGTCGGCCAGTATTCCCGGCGAACCGACGTCGCTGTTTCTCACCTGGTGGACCGACCCCACCACGACGATGGTCATTCAATGGATCGGGCTGGCCGAGCAGAAGTCAGTCATTCATTACGGCCTGCATAAGTCGAGCGACAGCCTGGTGGCCCGCGTTTTGACCAAGCCGTTTCCCGATACCACCTTGAAAGTTCATCGCTGTGAACTGACGGGCCTAAAGCCCGATACCGATTATCAATTTCGGATCGACGACTCAAAGCGGAACTATCGCTTCCGCACGATGCCGGCGAAAGCAACAAATACCATCCAGTTTGTTTCCGGCGGCGACTGTGGCACGGGTTCGGCAGCGCTCGAGACCAACCTGCTCGCGGCCAGGCAAGATCCGCAGTTCGCGTTCATCGGCGGCGATCTGGCCTACGACAATGGCAAGTCCCCCAAAACGTTTTTGACGTTCCTCGAAAACTACAGCAAGACGATGCGGGACTCGCAGGGGCGCGTGATCCCCATGGTCACCTGCATCGGCAATCATGAAGTGACGACCAGCGGCATCTTGGGGACGAATTTGCTTGCGACGAGAAAGCCCATCGCGCCGCACTATCTCTCGGTCTTCGACGGCATTTTTCACGACTCGACCTATGGTGTGCTCGACTTCGGCGACTATCTGAGCCTGGTGATGCTCGATACTGGTCACATCGCGCCGGTGAAAGGTGCGCAGACAAGCTGGCTGGAAGATGCTCTCAAGTCGCGGCAGTCGCTGCCGCATTTGCTGGCGGCCAATCATGTGCCTGCTTATCCCTCGCATCGCTCGTTTGAGAATACGGGCAAGGAGAACCGCAAGTACTGGTGCCCGCTGTTCGAGAAGTACAACGTCGATGCAGTGCTCGAACATCACGACCACACATTCAAGCGCACGCACCCGCTCAAGGACGGTTTGTACGACAAGCATGGCGTGCTCTACTTGGGCGATGGTTCCTGGGGCAAGCTTCGCCCAGTCACTCGATCGGAAGAGCGGCCCTATCTGGCCAATTTTGGCGAGTCGTACCACATCAGCGTGCATCGGCTGGAAGGAAATCAGCGGTATCACCTCGCGCTGACTTCCTCGGGTCGAATCGCCGATATCTGTCAAACCAATGGCAAGCGAATTGCGCGGCGCGGTTAA
- a CDS encoding lipocalin/fatty-acid binding family protein: MRWYYYALIFAAFFAGSMHVEGQDRVFEGPWKTTNRKLDGIMTAVVKDLGDNKMQGRFYGIWQGVPFDYTVKFIGPKSSLQGTAVIDHADYTWTGVIDDESPAMFKGKFGGSRYAGHFELKEKKTSKPVVTTAAATKTSVDR, from the coding sequence ATGCGATGGTATTACTACGCGCTGATTTTTGCTGCCTTTTTCGCCGGATCGATGCATGTCGAAGGGCAAGACCGGGTGTTCGAAGGACCATGGAAAACCACGAATCGCAAACTCGACGGCATTATGACCGCCGTAGTGAAGGATTTAGGCGATAACAAAATGCAGGGACGCTTCTATGGCATCTGGCAAGGTGTCCCCTTCGATTACACGGTGAAGTTCATAGGGCCGAAATCGTCGCTGCAGGGAACGGCGGTCATCGACCATGCTGACTACACCTGGACCGGTGTGATCGATGACGAGTCACCGGCCATGTTTAAAGGGAAGTTCGGCGGCTCGCGTTATGCTGGCCACTTTGAATTGAAAGAAAAGAAAACCTCCAAACCCGTCGTAACGACCGCAGCAGCGACGAAGACGAGCGTCGATCGATAA
- a CDS encoding BPL-N domain-containing protein, whose amino-acid sequence MMRNFTLFFILLLPSLLAAGEPLKLAIFDDNSYSRSREKLIAALERSKDFEFQKITAEQIRAGELKQPFAVLIAPGGSSSWQGNVLGEDGRAKVKQFVKDGGGYVGICAGAYLATCDYKWSLHILNAKVIDKQHWARGIADLEVSLPEPGKQLLGESKDRLTLHYHQGPLLAPAENKELPAYQELARFETEVAKNGAPMGVMVGTSAIVSAEYGAGRVLCYSPHPEMTEGQDALLYAGIRWSTGTKK is encoded by the coding sequence ATGATGCGCAACTTCACGCTATTCTTCATTCTCCTGCTGCCCAGCCTGCTTGCCGCTGGCGAACCACTCAAACTCGCCATCTTCGACGATAACAGCTACAGCCGCAGTCGCGAAAAGCTGATCGCGGCGTTGGAACGGTCGAAAGATTTTGAGTTTCAGAAGATCACGGCCGAGCAGATTCGCGCTGGTGAACTGAAGCAGCCGTTTGCTGTTCTGATCGCTCCCGGCGGCAGCAGCAGCTGGCAAGGGAATGTGCTGGGCGAAGATGGTCGGGCGAAGGTCAAGCAGTTTGTGAAGGATGGCGGTGGCTACGTCGGCATTTGTGCCGGAGCTTACCTGGCGACCTGCGATTACAAATGGTCGCTGCATATTCTCAATGCCAAGGTCATCGACAAGCAGCACTGGGCCCGCGGAATTGCTGACCTTGAAGTTTCTCTGCCCGAACCCGGCAAACAGTTGCTCGGTGAATCGAAGGATCGGCTCACGCTGCATTATCATCAGGGTCCGCTGTTAGCCCCTGCCGAGAATAAAGAGTTGCCCGCTTATCAAGAACTCGCGAGGTTCGAAACCGAAGTCGCGAAGAACGGCGCTCCGATGGGCGTGATGGTCGGCACCTCAGCCATCGTGAGTGCGGAGTACGGCGCGGGGCGCGTGTTGTGCTACAGCCCGCATCCGGAAATGACCGAAGGACAAGATGCACTCTTGTACGCCGGCATTCGCTGGTCGACGGGAACGAAGAAGTAA